One part of the Streptomyces nigra genome encodes these proteins:
- a CDS encoding bifunctional metallophosphatase/5'-nucleotidase, which produces MPLDRRKFLKKSAVTGAGVAVAGATGAPAAHAAQPAKGPRMKRYALTVMGTTDLHGNVFNWDYFKDAEYTDAAGNAKGLSRVSTLVNQVRKEKGRGNTLLIDAGDTIQGTPLTYYYAKVDPITAKGGPVHPMAAAMNAIGYDAVALGNHEFNYGIETLRKFESQCDFPLLGANALDAKTLKPAFPPYFIKTFHVKGAPPVKVAVLGLTNPGIAIWDKAYVEGRLVFPGLEEQAAKWVPKLRSMGADVVVVSAHSGTSGTSSYGDQLPYVENSAALVAQKVPGIDAILVGHAHTEIAELKVTNEKTGRTVVLSEPLCFAQRLSLFDVELVFERGCWTVESVRASVRDSKSVPDDPRITRLLKEDHDLVVEYVNQVVGTATETLTTVDARYMDAPIIDLITKVQEDVVKAALAGTEHAALPVISQASPFSRTSEIPAGEVTIRDLSSLYVYDNTLVAKLMTGAQVRAYLEYSAEYFVQTAPGAPVDVAKLTNANNRPDYNYDYVSGLSYDIDIAQPAGQRIRNLSYQGAALDDAQKFVFAVNNYRANGGGAFPHVASAQELWSESTEIRTRIAEWVTAKGVLDPKDFASVDWKLTREGTPVF; this is translated from the coding sequence ATGCCGTTGGACCGCCGGAAGTTCCTGAAGAAGTCAGCCGTGACCGGAGCGGGGGTGGCGGTGGCCGGTGCGACGGGTGCCCCGGCGGCGCATGCCGCGCAGCCGGCGAAGGGGCCGAGGATGAAGCGGTACGCGCTGACCGTGATGGGCACGACGGACCTGCACGGGAACGTCTTCAACTGGGACTACTTCAAGGACGCGGAGTACACGGACGCCGCGGGCAACGCGAAGGGCCTGTCGCGGGTCTCGACGCTGGTGAACCAGGTCCGCAAGGAGAAGGGGCGCGGCAACACGCTCCTCATCGACGCGGGCGACACGATCCAGGGCACCCCGCTGACGTACTACTACGCGAAGGTCGACCCGATCACCGCGAAGGGCGGCCCGGTCCACCCGATGGCGGCGGCGATGAACGCGATCGGGTACGACGCGGTGGCGCTCGGCAACCACGAGTTCAACTACGGCATCGAGACGCTGCGCAAGTTCGAGTCGCAGTGCGACTTCCCGCTGCTGGGCGCGAACGCGCTGGACGCGAAGACGCTGAAGCCGGCGTTCCCGCCGTACTTCATCAAGACGTTCCATGTGAAGGGCGCGCCGCCGGTGAAGGTGGCGGTGCTGGGGCTGACGAACCCGGGCATCGCGATCTGGGACAAGGCGTACGTCGAGGGCAGGCTGGTGTTCCCGGGTCTGGAGGAGCAGGCCGCGAAGTGGGTGCCGAAGCTGCGGTCGATGGGCGCGGACGTGGTCGTGGTGTCGGCGCACTCGGGTACGTCGGGCACGTCGTCGTACGGTGACCAGCTGCCGTATGTGGAGAACTCGGCGGCGCTGGTGGCGCAGAAGGTGCCGGGGATCGACGCGATCCTGGTGGGGCACGCGCACACGGAGATCGCGGAGCTGAAGGTCACGAACGAGAAGACCGGCCGGACGGTCGTGCTGTCGGAGCCGCTGTGCTTCGCGCAGCGGCTGTCGCTGTTCGACGTCGAGCTGGTCTTCGAGCGGGGCTGCTGGACGGTCGAGTCGGTCCGGGCGTCGGTGCGGGACTCGAAGTCGGTGCCGGACGACCCGCGGATCACGCGGCTGCTGAAGGAGGACCACGACCTGGTCGTGGAGTACGTCAACCAGGTCGTCGGGACGGCGACGGAGACGCTGACGACGGTGGACGCCCGGTACATGGACGCCCCGATCATCGATCTGATCACCAAGGTCCAGGAGGACGTGGTGAAGGCGGCGCTGGCGGGCACGGAGCATGCCGCGCTGCCGGTGATCTCGCAGGCGTCGCCGTTCTCGCGGACGTCGGAGATCCCGGCCGGCGAGGTGACGATCCGGGATCTGTCGAGCCTGTACGTGTACGACAACACGCTGGTCGCGAAGCTGATGACGGGCGCTCAGGTGCGGGCGTACCTGGAGTATTCGGCGGAGTACTTCGTGCAGACGGCGCCGGGTGCTCCGGTGGACGTGGCGAAGCTGACGAACGCGAACAACCGGCCGGACTACAACTACGACTATGTGTCGGGGCTGTCGTACGACATCGACATCGCGCAGCCGGCCGGGCAGCGGATCAGGAATCTGTCGTACCAGGGTGCCGCGCTGGACGACGCGCAGAAGTTCGTTTTCGCGGTGAACAACTACCGGGCCAACGGTGGCGGGGCGTTCCCGCATGTGGCGTCGGCCCAGGAGCTGTGGTCGGAGTCGACGGAGATCCGGACCCGGATCGCGGAGTGGGTGACCGCGAAGGGTGTGCTGGACCCGAAGGACTTCGCGTCGGTGGACTGGAAGCTGACCCGTGAGGGCACTCCGGTGTTCTGA
- the pepN gene encoding aminopeptidase N, producing the protein MSFMSVLTRDEAQTRAQLLDVHRYSIALDLTTGDDTFDSHTVIAFTARADADTFVELKPAHLRSVTLDGIPLDPETLDGNRLPLKGLTAGEHELRVDAAMRYSRTGEGMHRFTDPSDGETYVYTQMFLDDVQRVFAAFDQPDLKAVFDLDVTAPDGWTVLANGVTEHLGDGRWRAATTPLISTYLVAAAAGPWHSARTEHRGLPFGIHCRRSLAPYLDADTDELFEITRQCFDRFHEKFEEPYPFDSYDQAFVPEFNAGAMENPGLVTFRDEFVYRSAVTDTERQTRAMVIAHEMAHMWFGDLVTLRWWDDIWLNESFAEYMGYQICGEATRFSDTWTDFGVARKAWGYDADQRPTTHPVAPENVDDTASALLNFDGISYAKGASALRQLVTWLGEKDFLAGINTHFARHKFGNATLADFIDSLASATERDVHAWADAWLRTTGVDTLSASVDAVPGEWTLALDRAGSRPHRVTVGVYDRDLSDGRTLTLRERYETDVPVTEPAPRPGTRPALVVPNDLDLTYAKIRLDDTSLETVLRGLSGIPDALTRAVVWNSLRDMVRDGELAPSDYLATAGAHLPEETDLALVQGVLAFAAGHIADRYLRPEERPAALTTLTSLCRDIIRRTEDGDHPGLRLIAVRHFISAAAHPDTIAAWLAEGTVPGGPELDPDLRWRVLARLAVLGAVDEDAIAAELDRDPSATGQEGAARCRAALPGEDSKACAWDAMFGSDDLSNYLFTATAQGFWQPEQADLVRPFVARWFQDAPAVAARRGPAIADAAGRHAFPAHAVDTETLSLGEACLKDADPAPALRRRLADHLDDLARALRVREAQGD; encoded by the coding sequence ATGTCGTTCATGTCCGTACTGACGCGCGACGAAGCGCAGACCCGTGCCCAGCTCCTCGACGTCCACCGGTACTCGATCGCACTCGATCTGACCACCGGGGACGACACCTTCGACTCGCACACCGTCATCGCGTTCACCGCGCGCGCCGACGCGGACACCTTCGTCGAGCTCAAGCCGGCCCACCTGCGCTCCGTCACCCTCGACGGCATCCCCCTCGACCCGGAGACCCTGGACGGCAACCGCCTCCCCCTCAAGGGCCTCACCGCCGGCGAGCACGAACTGCGCGTCGACGCCGCCATGCGCTACTCCCGCACCGGCGAGGGCATGCACCGCTTCACCGACCCCAGCGACGGCGAGACCTACGTCTACACCCAGATGTTCCTCGACGACGTCCAGCGCGTCTTCGCCGCCTTCGACCAGCCCGACCTCAAGGCCGTCTTCGACCTGGACGTCACCGCCCCCGACGGCTGGACCGTCCTCGCCAACGGCGTCACCGAACACCTCGGCGACGGCCGCTGGCGCGCCGCGACCACCCCGCTGATCTCCACCTACCTCGTCGCCGCCGCCGCCGGACCCTGGCACTCCGCGCGCACCGAGCACCGCGGCCTGCCCTTCGGCATCCACTGCCGGCGCTCCCTCGCCCCCTACCTGGACGCCGACACCGACGAACTCTTCGAGATCACCCGGCAGTGCTTCGACCGCTTCCACGAGAAGTTCGAGGAGCCCTACCCCTTCGACTCCTACGACCAGGCGTTCGTCCCCGAGTTCAACGCCGGCGCCATGGAGAACCCCGGCCTCGTCACCTTCCGCGACGAGTTCGTCTACCGCTCCGCCGTCACCGACACCGAACGCCAGACCCGCGCCATGGTCATCGCCCACGAGATGGCCCACATGTGGTTCGGCGACCTCGTCACCCTGCGCTGGTGGGACGACATCTGGCTCAACGAGTCCTTCGCCGAGTACATGGGCTACCAGATCTGCGGCGAGGCCACCCGCTTCAGCGACACCTGGACCGACTTCGGCGTCGCCCGCAAGGCCTGGGGCTACGACGCCGACCAGCGGCCCACCACCCACCCCGTGGCCCCCGAGAACGTCGACGACACCGCCTCCGCCCTGCTCAACTTCGACGGCATCTCCTACGCCAAGGGCGCCTCCGCGCTCCGCCAGCTCGTCACCTGGCTCGGCGAGAAGGACTTCCTCGCCGGCATCAACACCCACTTCGCCCGGCACAAGTTCGGCAACGCCACCCTCGCCGACTTCATCGACTCCCTCGCCTCCGCCACCGAACGCGACGTCCACGCCTGGGCGGACGCGTGGCTGCGCACGACCGGCGTCGACACCCTCAGCGCCTCCGTCGACGCCGTCCCCGGCGAGTGGACCCTCGCCCTGGACCGCGCCGGCAGCCGCCCTCACCGCGTGACCGTCGGCGTGTACGACCGGGACCTCAGCGACGGACGCACCCTCACCCTGCGCGAGCGGTACGAGACCGACGTGCCCGTCACCGAACCGGCGCCGCGCCCCGGCACCCGCCCGGCCCTGGTCGTCCCCAACGACCTCGACCTGACCTACGCCAAGATCCGTCTCGACGACACCTCCCTGGAGACCGTCCTCCGCGGCCTGTCCGGCATCCCCGACGCGCTCACCCGCGCCGTCGTCTGGAACAGCCTGCGGGACATGGTCCGCGACGGCGAACTGGCCCCCTCCGACTACCTGGCCACCGCCGGCGCCCACCTGCCCGAGGAGACCGACCTCGCACTGGTGCAAGGCGTCCTCGCGTTCGCCGCCGGGCACATCGCCGACCGGTATCTGCGGCCCGAGGAACGGCCCGCCGCCCTCACCACCCTCACCTCGCTGTGCCGGGACATCATCCGCCGTACCGAGGACGGCGACCACCCTGGCCTCCGGCTCATCGCGGTACGGCACTTCATCTCCGCCGCCGCCCACCCCGACACCATCGCCGCCTGGCTCGCCGAAGGCACCGTCCCCGGCGGACCCGAGCTCGACCCCGACCTGCGCTGGCGCGTCCTCGCCCGGCTCGCCGTGCTCGGCGCCGTCGACGAGGACGCCATCGCCGCCGAACTCGACCGCGACCCCAGCGCCACCGGCCAGGAAGGCGCCGCCCGCTGCCGGGCCGCCCTGCCCGGCGAGGACTCCAAGGCCTGCGCCTGGGACGCCATGTTCGGCTCCGACGACCTGTCCAACTACCTGTTCACCGCCACCGCGCAGGGCTTCTGGCAGCCCGAACAGGCCGACCTGGTACGGCCGTTCGTGGCCCGCTGGTTCCAGGACGCGCCCGCCGTCGCCGCCCGCCGCGGCCCCGCCATCGCCGACGCCGCCGGCCGCCACGCCTTCCCGGCGCACGCCGTCGACACCGAGACCCTGAGCCTCGGCGAGGCATGCCTGAAGGACGCCGACCCCGCCCCGGCCCTGCGCCGCAGGCTCGCCGACCACCTCGACGACCTCGCCCGCGCCCTGCGCGTCCGCGAAGCACAAGGCGACTAG
- a CDS encoding chorismate mutase, translated as MTSNTSPDAVDPAVREELARLRDSIDNIDAAVVHMLAERFKCTQQVGHLKARHQLPPADPAREARQIARLRTLAENAKLDPAFAEKFLNFIIAEVIRHHESIAVDTTDGTAPAADASGPGE; from the coding sequence ATGACCAGCAACACGTCCCCCGACGCCGTCGACCCCGCCGTCCGCGAGGAACTCGCCCGGCTGCGCGACAGCATCGACAACATCGACGCGGCCGTCGTCCACATGCTCGCCGAACGGTTCAAGTGCACCCAGCAGGTCGGCCACCTCAAGGCCCGCCACCAGCTGCCGCCCGCCGACCCGGCCCGCGAGGCCCGCCAGATCGCCCGGCTGCGCACCCTCGCCGAGAACGCCAAACTCGACCCCGCGTTCGCCGAGAAGTTCCTGAACTTCATCATCGCCGAGGTCATCCGGCACCACGAGAGCATCGCCGTCGACACGACCGACGGCACCGCACCCGCCGCGGACGCGTCCGGCCCGGGGGAGTGA
- a CDS encoding S1 family peptidase encodes MLTQSPPKRTGISLATRAAAVGAVALAVASLQPLSAHADTRVVGGTTAAQNEFPFMVHLSMGCGGALYKKDVVLTAAHCMNGSGPDTSITVTAGVNDLTSSSAIKVRSTKVKVATGYDGTGKDWALIKLARPIDKPTLKIATTDRYNRGMFTIAGWGDMKEGANTGTTKLRKATVPFVADRVCKRHYGNRLVSKEELCAGWQSGGIDTCQGDSGGPMFRKDDGGKWIQTGIVSWGDGCARTGVPGVYTEVSHFAKDIARAANAL; translated from the coding sequence ATGTTGACCCAGAGCCCGCCGAAGAGAACCGGCATATCCCTGGCCACCCGAGCCGCGGCGGTGGGCGCCGTCGCGCTCGCGGTCGCCTCCCTGCAACCCCTCTCCGCGCACGCCGACACCCGCGTCGTCGGTGGAACGACCGCCGCACAGAACGAGTTCCCGTTCATGGTCCACCTCTCCATGGGCTGCGGCGGGGCGCTCTACAAGAAGGACGTGGTCCTCACCGCCGCCCACTGCATGAACGGGTCCGGCCCCGACACGAGCATCACCGTCACCGCCGGCGTCAACGACCTGACCTCCTCCTCCGCGATCAAGGTCAGGTCGACCAAGGTCAAGGTCGCGACCGGCTACGACGGCACCGGCAAGGACTGGGCGCTGATCAAGCTGGCCCGGCCGATCGACAAGCCGACGCTGAAGATCGCCACCACCGACCGCTACAACCGCGGCATGTTCACGATCGCCGGATGGGGTGACATGAAGGAGGGGGCCAACACGGGCACGACCAAGCTCCGCAAGGCCACCGTCCCCTTCGTCGCCGACCGCGTCTGCAAGCGCCACTACGGCAACCGGCTGGTGTCGAAGGAGGAACTGTGCGCCGGCTGGCAGTCCGGCGGCATCGACACCTGCCAGGGCGACTCCGGCGGCCCCATGTTCCGCAAGGACGACGGGGGCAAGTGGATCCAGACCGGCATCGTCAGCTGGGGCGACGGCTGCGCCCGCACCGGCGTGCCCGGCGTCTACACCGAGGTCAGCCACTTCGCCAAGGACATCGCCCGCGCGGCGAACGCCCTTTAG
- a CDS encoding pyridoxal phosphate-dependent decarboxylase family protein, with amino-acid sequence MSTPWPLASGPEGPHALRPLLDTVLTALDAGARARGGPLPAGGPRAVTARVRAALPDALPERGDPDALRDLVHTLAEGSADPADPLCAAHLHCPPLAVAVAADLAASALNPSLDSWDQAPAASALETLVTRALAHEIHPPPAGPDALMTTGGTESNQLAVLLARETRGPGVRLLHGANAHHSLPRAAWLLGLSDPVTVPAPAGVLDPAALDEALTHLPGPHLVAATAGTTDAGLIDPLPEIAALCAAHGARLHIDAAYGGGLLFSARHRHRLTGLDAAHTVTLDLHKLGWQPVAAGLLAARDPADLQALHHRADYLNADDDTDAGLPDLLGRSLRTSRRPDVLKIAVTLATLGRDGLGRLVDQVCDRAAEFADLVARHPGFDLYDRPTISTVLFRPAHATDTAVAAVRRHLLTDGRAVLGRAHADGRLWLKTTLLNPQARPDALAALLKLVEGNTAG; translated from the coding sequence ATGAGCACGCCCTGGCCGCTCGCGTCAGGCCCCGAAGGCCCCCACGCCCTGCGGCCGTTGCTCGACACCGTGCTCACCGCCCTCGACGCGGGCGCCCGAGCCCGAGGCGGACCGCTGCCCGCAGGCGGCCCCCGGGCCGTCACCGCCCGCGTACGCGCCGCCCTCCCCGACGCACTGCCCGAGCGCGGCGACCCCGACGCCCTCCGCGACCTCGTGCACACCCTCGCCGAAGGCTCCGCCGACCCCGCCGACCCGCTGTGCGCCGCCCACCTGCACTGCCCGCCGCTCGCCGTGGCCGTCGCCGCCGACCTCGCCGCGAGCGCCCTCAACCCGTCCCTGGACTCCTGGGACCAGGCCCCCGCCGCGTCCGCACTCGAAACCCTGGTCACCCGCGCCCTCGCCCACGAGATCCACCCCCCGCCCGCCGGCCCCGACGCCCTCATGACCACCGGCGGCACCGAGTCCAACCAGCTCGCCGTCCTCCTCGCCCGCGAGACCCGGGGTCCCGGCGTCCGCCTCCTGCACGGCGCCAACGCCCACCACTCCCTGCCCCGCGCCGCCTGGCTGCTCGGACTCAGCGACCCCGTCACCGTCCCCGCACCCGCCGGAGTCCTCGACCCCGCCGCCCTCGACGAGGCCCTCACCCACCTCCCCGGCCCCCACCTCGTCGCCGCCACCGCCGGCACCACCGACGCCGGACTCATCGACCCGCTCCCCGAGATCGCCGCCCTGTGCGCCGCCCACGGCGCCCGCCTCCACATCGACGCCGCCTACGGCGGAGGCCTCCTCTTCAGCGCCCGGCACCGCCACCGGCTCACCGGCCTCGACGCCGCCCACACCGTCACCCTCGACCTGCACAAACTCGGCTGGCAGCCCGTCGCCGCCGGACTCCTCGCCGCCCGCGACCCCGCCGACCTCCAGGCGCTCCACCACCGCGCCGACTACCTCAACGCCGACGACGACACCGACGCCGGCCTGCCCGACCTGCTCGGCCGCTCCCTGCGCACCAGCCGCCGCCCCGACGTCCTCAAGATCGCCGTCACCCTCGCCACCCTCGGCCGCGACGGACTCGGCCGGCTCGTCGACCAGGTCTGCGACCGCGCCGCCGAGTTCGCCGACCTCGTCGCCCGCCACCCCGGCTTCGACCTCTACGACCGGCCCACCATCAGCACGGTCCTGTTCCGGCCCGCGCACGCCACGGACACCGCCGTCGCCGCCGTACGCCGGCACCTCCTCACCGACGGCCGCGCCGTCCTCGGCCGCGCCCACGCCGACGGGCGTCTGTGGCTCAAGACCACCCTGCTCAACCCGCAGGCCCGCCCCGACGCCCTGGCCGCCCTCCTGAAACTGGTGGAAGGAAACACCGCCGGATGA
- a CDS encoding SIMPL domain-containing protein, whose translation MATASEDPHPDAPHIAVRGEAHLDVDPEIARIGVTVTSRGKDRRTALDDLTRRNTAVLDLLKSYGDAVERLETGTFSLSPQLKDKGRGERVHAYHGHVHLTADLTDFNALGELTTRLADLDLTHVDGPRWTLRPDSPAHRRARQQAVHEAVQRAREYAEALGADLAALLELADLDTDTPTAPVARTRSLTYGAPDDTPAPLDLEPQRQHVVARVNARFTMTPPRL comes from the coding sequence ATGGCCACCGCTTCAGAGGACCCCCACCCCGACGCACCCCACATCGCCGTCCGCGGCGAGGCCCACCTCGACGTCGACCCCGAGATCGCCCGCATCGGCGTCACCGTCACCTCCCGCGGCAAGGACCGGCGCACCGCCCTCGACGACCTCACCCGCCGCAACACCGCCGTCCTCGACCTCCTCAAGAGCTACGGCGACGCCGTCGAACGCCTGGAGACCGGCACCTTCTCCCTCAGCCCCCAACTCAAGGACAAAGGCCGCGGCGAACGCGTCCACGCCTACCACGGACACGTCCACCTCACCGCCGACCTCACCGACTTCAACGCCCTCGGCGAACTCACCACCCGCCTCGCCGACTTGGACCTCACCCACGTCGACGGCCCCCGGTGGACGCTGCGCCCCGACTCACCCGCCCACCGCCGGGCACGGCAGCAGGCCGTACACGAAGCCGTCCAACGCGCCCGCGAATACGCCGAAGCCCTCGGAGCAGACCTCGCCGCCCTCCTGGAACTCGCCGACCTCGACACCGACACCCCCACGGCGCCCGTCGCCCGGACCCGCTCCCTCACCTACGGCGCCCCCGACGACACGCCCGCACCCCTCGACCTCGAACCGCAACGCCAGCACGTCGTCGCCCGGGTGAACGCCCGCTTCACCATGACCCCACCCCGGCTGTGA
- the pyk gene encoding pyruvate kinase, with the protein MRRAKIVCTLGPATDGYDRTKALVDAGMDIARFNLSHGTHAEHEERYQQVRKASDETGRSVGVLADLQGPKIRLGRFTEGPVLLERGDTFTLTVEPDAEGDRHQCGTTYPGLADDVTPGERVLVDDGKVCLQVTGIDGPRIHTTVVEGGIVSDHKGLNLPGVAVSVPALSDKDQADLRWALRTGFDIVALSFVRSGRDIDDVHRIMDEEGRRLPVIAKIEKPQAVDTLDDIVAAFDGIMVARGDLGVEMPLEQVPIVQKRAITLARRNAKPVIVATQMLDSMIDHSRPTRAEASDVANAVIDGTDAVMLSGETSVGKYPVETVRTMAKIVEAAEEDVLAHGLPPLTEHNKPRTQGGAVARAAAEIGDFLGARFLVAFTQSGDTARRLSRYRSPIPLLAFTPEPATRSQLNLTWGVETFLGPHADSTDAMVDQVDELLLRYGRCKKGDTVVITAGSPPGVSGSTNLVRVHHIGEDDTPH; encoded by the coding sequence ATGCGCCGAGCCAAGATCGTCTGCACCCTGGGCCCCGCCACCGACGGCTACGACCGCACAAAGGCACTGGTCGACGCCGGAATGGACATCGCCCGGTTCAACCTCAGCCACGGCACCCACGCCGAGCACGAGGAGCGCTACCAGCAGGTCCGCAAGGCCTCCGACGAGACCGGCCGCAGCGTCGGCGTCCTCGCCGACCTTCAAGGCCCGAAGATCCGCCTCGGCCGCTTCACCGAAGGACCCGTACTCCTCGAACGCGGCGACACCTTCACCCTCACCGTCGAACCCGACGCCGAAGGCGACCGCCACCAGTGCGGCACCACCTACCCCGGCCTCGCCGACGACGTCACCCCCGGCGAACGCGTCCTCGTCGACGACGGCAAGGTCTGCCTCCAAGTCACCGGCATCGACGGCCCCCGCATCCACACCACCGTCGTCGAAGGCGGCATCGTCTCCGACCACAAGGGACTCAACCTCCCCGGCGTCGCCGTCTCCGTCCCCGCCCTCTCCGACAAGGACCAGGCCGACCTGCGCTGGGCCCTGCGCACCGGCTTCGACATCGTCGCCCTGTCCTTCGTCCGCTCCGGCCGCGACATCGACGACGTCCACCGCATCATGGACGAGGAGGGCCGCCGCCTCCCCGTCATCGCCAAGATCGAGAAACCCCAGGCCGTCGACACCCTCGACGACATCGTCGCCGCCTTCGACGGCATCATGGTCGCCCGCGGCGACCTCGGCGTCGAGATGCCCCTCGAACAGGTGCCGATCGTCCAGAAACGCGCGATCACACTGGCCCGGCGCAACGCCAAGCCCGTCATCGTCGCCACCCAGATGCTCGACTCCATGATCGACCACTCCCGCCCCACCCGGGCCGAGGCGTCCGACGTGGCCAACGCCGTCATCGACGGCACCGACGCCGTGATGCTCTCCGGCGAGACCAGCGTCGGCAAATACCCCGTCGAGACCGTCCGCACCATGGCGAAGATCGTCGAAGCGGCCGAGGAGGACGTCCTCGCCCACGGGCTGCCCCCGCTGACCGAACACAACAAACCCCGCACCCAGGGCGGCGCCGTCGCCCGCGCCGCCGCCGAGATCGGCGACTTCCTCGGCGCCCGCTTCCTCGTCGCCTTCACCCAGTCCGGCGACACCGCCCGCCGGCTCTCCCGCTACCGCTCCCCGATCCCCCTCCTCGCCTTCACCCCCGAACCGGCCACGCGGTCGCAGCTCAACCTGACGTGGGGCGTGGAGACCTTCCTCGGGCCGCACGCGGACTCCACGGACGCGATGGTCGACCAGGTGGACGAACTGCTGCTGCGGTACGGCCGCTGCAAGAAGGGCGACACGGTGGTCATCACCGCAGGCTCGCCGCCCGGGGTGTCGGGCTCGACCAACCTGGTCCGCGTCCACC
- a CDS encoding lysine N(6)-hydroxylase/L-ornithine N(5)-oxygenase family protein, producing the protein MTPQSHPRHPAPDTPRDLVGIGIGPFNLSLAALAHPLAEVDAVFYEQRPAFSWHPGLLLDGARIQVPFLADLVTLVDPASPWTFLNHLRSRDRLFPFYFAERFHIQRAEYDAYCRWVAENLPGLHFGHHVDAVRFNPERDVFEVDHIRRDPGTGIEELGRTHARNIVVGIGTEPDVPDTLRPLVDAPGVPVVHAADYLTHRDTLLAAGHITVVGSGQSGAEIFLDLLRHRPAGHERLHWLGRTESFAPMEYSKLGLEHFTPDYTRYFQALAEPVRDKLVASQWQLHKGIDADTLAAIHDELYRRTLDGGWPDTVLTPGVAVRTAGRLATTKIELHLEHPDQNARTRLTTDAVVLATGYRERPLNRLLAGLDPYLRRDTKERPRVDDTYRLVMDPTVSGSGCHVYVQNAERHTHGVGTPDLGLAAWRSATILNAVTGKETYPLPDRTAFTTFGLEQPEPRLPEARRPKALTPLTEGIRGS; encoded by the coding sequence ATGACCCCGCAGTCCCACCCCCGGCACCCCGCACCCGACACCCCCCGCGACCTCGTCGGCATCGGCATCGGCCCCTTCAACCTCTCCCTCGCCGCCCTCGCCCACCCCCTCGCCGAGGTCGACGCCGTCTTCTACGAACAGCGCCCCGCCTTCTCCTGGCACCCCGGCCTCCTCCTCGACGGCGCCCGCATCCAGGTCCCCTTCCTCGCCGACCTCGTCACCCTCGTCGACCCCGCCAGCCCCTGGACGTTCCTCAACCACCTGCGCAGCCGCGACCGGCTCTTCCCCTTCTACTTCGCCGAGCGCTTCCACATCCAGCGCGCCGAATACGACGCCTACTGCCGCTGGGTCGCCGAGAACCTCCCCGGACTGCACTTCGGCCACCACGTCGACGCCGTCCGCTTCAACCCCGAACGCGACGTCTTCGAGGTCGACCACATCCGCCGCGACCCCGGCACCGGCATCGAGGAACTCGGCCGCACCCACGCCCGCAACATCGTCGTCGGCATCGGCACCGAACCCGACGTCCCCGACACCCTCAGACCCCTCGTCGACGCACCCGGCGTCCCCGTCGTCCACGCCGCCGACTACCTCACCCACCGCGACACCCTGCTCGCCGCCGGCCACATCACCGTCGTCGGCTCCGGACAGTCCGGCGCCGAGATCTTCCTCGACCTGCTCCGCCACAGGCCCGCCGGACACGAACGGCTCCACTGGCTCGGCCGCACCGAGTCCTTCGCCCCCATGGAGTACTCCAAGCTCGGCCTGGAGCACTTCACCCCCGACTACACCCGCTACTTCCAGGCCCTCGCCGAACCCGTCCGCGACAAGCTCGTCGCCTCCCAATGGCAGCTCCACAAAGGCATCGACGCCGACACCCTCGCCGCCATCCACGACGAGCTCTACCGCCGCACCCTCGACGGCGGCTGGCCCGACACCGTCCTCACCCCCGGCGTCGCCGTCCGCACCGCCGGACGCCTCGCCACCACCAAGATCGAACTCCATCTGGAGCACCCCGACCAGAACGCCCGCACCCGCCTCACCACCGACGCCGTCGTCCTCGCCACCGGCTACCGCGAACGCCCCCTCAACCGCCTCCTCGCCGGACTCGACCCCTACCTGCGCCGCGACACCAAGGAACGCCCCCGCGTCGACGACACCTACCGGCTCGTCATGGACCCCACCGTCAGCGGCTCCGGCTGCCACGTCTACGTCCAGAACGCCGAACGCCACACCCACGGCGTCGGCACCCCCGACCTCGGCCTCGCCGCCTGGCGCAGCGCCACCATCCTCAACGCCGTCACCGGCAAGGAGACCTACCCGCTGCCCGACCGGACCGCCTTCACCACCTTCGGCCTGGAACAGCCGGAGCCCCGGCTCCCCGAAGCGCGCCGCCCGAAGGCACTGACACCGCTCACCGAGGGAATCCGGGGCTCCTGA